One window of the Magnolia sinica isolate HGM2019 chromosome 19, MsV1, whole genome shotgun sequence genome contains the following:
- the LOC131235526 gene encoding uncharacterized protein LOC131235526 isoform X3 produces the protein MARKRLRDLYSNEAVKFFKNVVEDKPLLPFLVPLVLGAWAVERWLVPFSNWVPLAVVLWAMIQHGRFQRQQLVEDLNKKWTRLILNTLPITPLEPCQWLNKLLMEFWPNFLDPKLSKRFQTIVEKRLKHRKPMLIERIQLLDFSLGSCPPSLGMNGARWLTSGDQRVLRMGFEWDTDDMSIMLHAKLAKPLLGTARIVINSIHIKGDLLFMPIIDGQAILYSFVSTPEVRIGVVFGSGGSQTLPATELPGVSSWLDKLFTDTLVKTMVEPRRRCYPLPPVDLRKKAVGGVLSVTVVSASKVVRNSKGSSSERRQNSTGSSPEGSSGGRVLQTLVEVELGELTRRTDVRQGSSPRWDATFNMVLHENMGTLKFYLYEWAASNVKYDLLTSCEVKLTVRLVLREWQFSDGSNSFNNSAHLSPQQSVYGSPSFQSRTGRKLKITVLEGRDLLAKDRSGKNDPYVKLQYGKSLHRTRTISHALNLVWNEKFEFDEIGGGEYLKIKCYSVDYFGDDNIGCARVNLEGLVEASPRDVWVPLERVNSGELRLLIEVVKSDDGEGTKNGMMVSGNGWIELVLIEAKDLVAADLRGTSDPYVRVQYGNIKKRTKVVHKTLNPQWNQTLEFPDNGSPLMLHVKDHNAVLPTSSIGDCVVEYDRLPPNQMADKWIPLQGVKNGEIHIQITRKAPKLEKKSSVDSGISAFSKAHQISSQFKEIIMKFRGLVEEGDLEGLSLALSEIEGVEYMHGGYMVQLEREKSLLIEKINELDHEINVSTASP, from the exons ATGGCTAGAAAGAGATTGAGAGATTTGTATTCTAATGAGGCTGTTAAATTCTTCAAGAATGTGGTGGAAGATAAACCTCTTTTGCCTTTCTTGGTTCCTTTGGTTTTAGGCGCTTGGGCCGTTGAACGATGGCTCGTGCCGTTCTCGAACTGGGTCCCGCTTGCTGTTGTTTTGTGGGCGATGATTCAG CATGGGAGGTTTCAACGTCAGCAACTTGTAGAAGACTTGAACAAGAAATGGACACGACTCATATTGAACACATTG cCCATAACGCCATTAGAGCCTTGTCAGTGGCTGAACAAGCTTTTGATGGAATTTTGGCCCAATTTCCTTGACCCCAAACTCTCAAAAAGGTTTCAGACGATTGTGGAG AAACGATTAAAGCACCGGAAACCAATGCTTATT GAAAGAATACAATTGCTGGATTTCTCACTTGGTTCGTGCCCACCCAGCCTGGGAATGAATGGTGCCCGCTGGTTGACTTCAGGTGACCAG CGAGTCTTGCGTATGGGATTTGAGTGGGACACGGACGACATGAGTATCATGCTGCATGCGAAGTTGGCAAAGCCTCTACTCGGGACTGCCCGGATTGTCATCAACAGCATCCACATCAAGGGAGAT CTTCTTTTCATGCCGATTATTGATGGACAAGCGATTCTATATTCATTTGTATCAACTCCCGAAGTTAGAATAGGTGTGGTCTTTGGAAGTGGTGGGAGCCAAACGCTTCCTGCAACAGAATTGCCTGGTGTTTCATCTTGGCTG GACAAGCTTTTCACCGATACCTTAGTTAAGACAATGGTTGAGCCCCGCCGCAGATGTTATCCATTGCCACCAGTCGATCTAAGGAAAAAAGCTGTTGGAGGTGTACTATCCGTCACAGTTGTTTCAGCGAGTAAAGTGGTTAGGAATTCCAAAGGGAGCAGTTCGGAAAGAAGACAGAATTCTACAGGAAGCAGCCCAGAAGGAAGTTCTGGCGGTAGAGTTTTGCAAACATTAGTTGAAGTAGAACTTGGAGAACTGACAAGGAGAACGGATGTGCGTCAGGGTTCGAGCCCCAGATGGGATGCTACATTTAATATGGTTTTGCATGAAAATATGGGAACTCTCAAGTTCTATCTTTATGAGTGGGCCGCGAGCAATGTGAAGTACGATCTCCTAACCAGCTGCGAAGTAAAG TTAACTGTCAGACTTGTGTTGAGAGAATGGCAATTTTCTGATGGATCAAATAGCTTTAACAACTCTGCGCATCTTAGCCCTCAACAATCTGTATATGGTTCACCAAGCTTTCAGTCAAGAACAGGCCGGAAACTCAAGATAACTGTACTGGAAGGAAGGGATTTACTGGCGAAAGATAGATCTGGGAAGAACGATCCTTACGTAAAACTACAGTATGGGAAG TCTCTTCACAGAACAAGGACAATCTCTCATGCTTTGAATCTAGTGTGGAATGAGAAGTTTGAATTTGATGAGATAGGAGGTGGCGAGTACCTTAAGATCAAGTGCTATAGTGTGGACTATTTTGGAGATGACAACATCGGATGTGCACGAGTAAATTTGGAAGGACTGGTGGAAGCTTCACCACGTGATGTTTGGGTCCCCCTTGAACGAGTGAATTCGGGAGAGCTGAGGCTTCTAATAGAAGTTGTGAAAAGTGATGATGGTGAAGGAACAAAG AATGGGATGATGGTATCAGGGAATGGTTGGATCGAACTAGTTCTAATCGAAGCAAAGGACCTTGTTGCTGCTGATTTGAGGGGAACAAGTGATCCTTACGTGAGGGTACAATATGGAAACATCAAGAAAAGAACTAAG GTTGTGCATAAAACATTGAATCCCCAGTGGAATCAAACTTTAGAATTTCCCGACAACGGCAGTCCGTTAATGTTGCACGTGAAGGATCACAATGCTGTGCTCCCTACATCGAGTATAGGTGATTGCGTGGTAGAATACGATAGACTGCCTCCGAACCAGATGGCCGACAAGTGGATACCACTACAAGGAGTGAAGAATGGTGAGATCCACATACAGATAACAAGAAAAGCTCCCAAACTAGAGAAGAAATCCAGTGTCGATTCTGGCATTTCTGCTTTCAGTAAAGCTCATCAAATTTCCAGCCAG
- the LOC131235526 gene encoding uncharacterized protein LOC131235526 isoform X2, giving the protein MARKRLRDLYSNEAVKFFKNVVEDKPLLPFLVPLVLGAWAVERWLVPFSNWVPLAVVLWAMIQHGRFQRQQLVEDLNKKWTRLILNTLPITPLEPCQWLNKLLMEFWPNFLDPKLSKRFQTIVEKRLKHRKPMLIERIQLLDFSLGSCPPSLGMNGARWLTSGDQLLFMPIIDGQAILYSFVSTPEVRIGVVFGSGGSQTLPATELPGVSSWLDKLFTDTLVKTMVEPRRRCYPLPPVDLRKKAVGGVLSVTVVSASKVVRNSKGSSSERRQNSTGSSPEGSSGGRVLQTLVEVELGELTRRTDVRQGSSPRWDATFNMVLHENMGTLKFYLYEWAASNVKYDLLTSCEVKMTYVADDSTIFWAIGPGSSALAKQVEHCGKEVELVLPFEGINSGELTVRLVLREWQFSDGSNSFNNSAHLSPQQSVYGSPSFQSRTGRKLKITVLEGRDLLAKDRSGKNDPYVKLQYGKSLHRTRTISHALNLVWNEKFEFDEIGGGEYLKIKCYSVDYFGDDNIGCARVNLEGLVEASPRDVWVPLERVNSGELRLLIEVVKSDDGEGTKNGMMVSGNGWIELVLIEAKDLVAADLRGTSDPYVRVQYGNIKKRTKVVHKTLNPQWNQTLEFPDNGSPLMLHVKDHNAVLPTSSIGDCVVEYDRLPPNQMADKWIPLQGVKNGEIHIQITRKAPKLEKKSSVDSGISAFSKAHQISSQFKEIIMKFRGLVEEGDLEGLSLALSEIEGVEYMHGGYMVQLEREKSLLIEKINELDHEINVSTASP; this is encoded by the exons ATGGCTAGAAAGAGATTGAGAGATTTGTATTCTAATGAGGCTGTTAAATTCTTCAAGAATGTGGTGGAAGATAAACCTCTTTTGCCTTTCTTGGTTCCTTTGGTTTTAGGCGCTTGGGCCGTTGAACGATGGCTCGTGCCGTTCTCGAACTGGGTCCCGCTTGCTGTTGTTTTGTGGGCGATGATTCAG CATGGGAGGTTTCAACGTCAGCAACTTGTAGAAGACTTGAACAAGAAATGGACACGACTCATATTGAACACATTG cCCATAACGCCATTAGAGCCTTGTCAGTGGCTGAACAAGCTTTTGATGGAATTTTGGCCCAATTTCCTTGACCCCAAACTCTCAAAAAGGTTTCAGACGATTGTGGAG AAACGATTAAAGCACCGGAAACCAATGCTTATT GAAAGAATACAATTGCTGGATTTCTCACTTGGTTCGTGCCCACCCAGCCTGGGAATGAATGGTGCCCGCTGGTTGACTTCAGGTGACCAG CTTCTTTTCATGCCGATTATTGATGGACAAGCGATTCTATATTCATTTGTATCAACTCCCGAAGTTAGAATAGGTGTGGTCTTTGGAAGTGGTGGGAGCCAAACGCTTCCTGCAACAGAATTGCCTGGTGTTTCATCTTGGCTG GACAAGCTTTTCACCGATACCTTAGTTAAGACAATGGTTGAGCCCCGCCGCAGATGTTATCCATTGCCACCAGTCGATCTAAGGAAAAAAGCTGTTGGAGGTGTACTATCCGTCACAGTTGTTTCAGCGAGTAAAGTGGTTAGGAATTCCAAAGGGAGCAGTTCGGAAAGAAGACAGAATTCTACAGGAAGCAGCCCAGAAGGAAGTTCTGGCGGTAGAGTTTTGCAAACATTAGTTGAAGTAGAACTTGGAGAACTGACAAGGAGAACGGATGTGCGTCAGGGTTCGAGCCCCAGATGGGATGCTACATTTAATATGGTTTTGCATGAAAATATGGGAACTCTCAAGTTCTATCTTTATGAGTGGGCCGCGAGCAATGTGAAGTACGATCTCCTAACCAGCTGCGAAGTAAAG ATGACATACGTAGCAGACGATTCTACAATATTCTGGGCAATTGGACCTGGGTCTAGTGCATTGGCCAAACAAGTCGAGCATTGTGGGAAGGAAGTCGAACTGGTTCTTCCATTTGAGGGAATTAATTCAGGAGAG TTAACTGTCAGACTTGTGTTGAGAGAATGGCAATTTTCTGATGGATCAAATAGCTTTAACAACTCTGCGCATCTTAGCCCTCAACAATCTGTATATGGTTCACCAAGCTTTCAGTCAAGAACAGGCCGGAAACTCAAGATAACTGTACTGGAAGGAAGGGATTTACTGGCGAAAGATAGATCTGGGAAGAACGATCCTTACGTAAAACTACAGTATGGGAAG TCTCTTCACAGAACAAGGACAATCTCTCATGCTTTGAATCTAGTGTGGAATGAGAAGTTTGAATTTGATGAGATAGGAGGTGGCGAGTACCTTAAGATCAAGTGCTATAGTGTGGACTATTTTGGAGATGACAACATCGGATGTGCACGAGTAAATTTGGAAGGACTGGTGGAAGCTTCACCACGTGATGTTTGGGTCCCCCTTGAACGAGTGAATTCGGGAGAGCTGAGGCTTCTAATAGAAGTTGTGAAAAGTGATGATGGTGAAGGAACAAAG AATGGGATGATGGTATCAGGGAATGGTTGGATCGAACTAGTTCTAATCGAAGCAAAGGACCTTGTTGCTGCTGATTTGAGGGGAACAAGTGATCCTTACGTGAGGGTACAATATGGAAACATCAAGAAAAGAACTAAG GTTGTGCATAAAACATTGAATCCCCAGTGGAATCAAACTTTAGAATTTCCCGACAACGGCAGTCCGTTAATGTTGCACGTGAAGGATCACAATGCTGTGCTCCCTACATCGAGTATAGGTGATTGCGTGGTAGAATACGATAGACTGCCTCCGAACCAGATGGCCGACAAGTGGATACCACTACAAGGAGTGAAGAATGGTGAGATCCACATACAGATAACAAGAAAAGCTCCCAAACTAGAGAAGAAATCCAGTGTCGATTCTGGCATTTCTGCTTTCAGTAAAGCTCATCAAATTTCCAGCCAG
- the LOC131235526 gene encoding uncharacterized protein LOC131235526 isoform X1: MARKRLRDLYSNEAVKFFKNVVEDKPLLPFLVPLVLGAWAVERWLVPFSNWVPLAVVLWAMIQHGRFQRQQLVEDLNKKWTRLILNTLPITPLEPCQWLNKLLMEFWPNFLDPKLSKRFQTIVEKRLKHRKPMLIERIQLLDFSLGSCPPSLGMNGARWLTSGDQRVLRMGFEWDTDDMSIMLHAKLAKPLLGTARIVINSIHIKGDLLFMPIIDGQAILYSFVSTPEVRIGVVFGSGGSQTLPATELPGVSSWLDKLFTDTLVKTMVEPRRRCYPLPPVDLRKKAVGGVLSVTVVSASKVVRNSKGSSSERRQNSTGSSPEGSSGGRVLQTLVEVELGELTRRTDVRQGSSPRWDATFNMVLHENMGTLKFYLYEWAASNVKYDLLTSCEVKMTYVADDSTIFWAIGPGSSALAKQVEHCGKEVELVLPFEGINSGELTVRLVLREWQFSDGSNSFNNSAHLSPQQSVYGSPSFQSRTGRKLKITVLEGRDLLAKDRSGKNDPYVKLQYGKSLHRTRTISHALNLVWNEKFEFDEIGGGEYLKIKCYSVDYFGDDNIGCARVNLEGLVEASPRDVWVPLERVNSGELRLLIEVVKSDDGEGTKNGMMVSGNGWIELVLIEAKDLVAADLRGTSDPYVRVQYGNIKKRTKVVHKTLNPQWNQTLEFPDNGSPLMLHVKDHNAVLPTSSIGDCVVEYDRLPPNQMADKWIPLQGVKNGEIHIQITRKAPKLEKKSSVDSGISAFSKAHQISSQFKEIIMKFRGLVEEGDLEGLSLALSEIEGVEYMHGGYMVQLEREKSLLIEKINELDHEINVSTASP; the protein is encoded by the exons ATGGCTAGAAAGAGATTGAGAGATTTGTATTCTAATGAGGCTGTTAAATTCTTCAAGAATGTGGTGGAAGATAAACCTCTTTTGCCTTTCTTGGTTCCTTTGGTTTTAGGCGCTTGGGCCGTTGAACGATGGCTCGTGCCGTTCTCGAACTGGGTCCCGCTTGCTGTTGTTTTGTGGGCGATGATTCAG CATGGGAGGTTTCAACGTCAGCAACTTGTAGAAGACTTGAACAAGAAATGGACACGACTCATATTGAACACATTG cCCATAACGCCATTAGAGCCTTGTCAGTGGCTGAACAAGCTTTTGATGGAATTTTGGCCCAATTTCCTTGACCCCAAACTCTCAAAAAGGTTTCAGACGATTGTGGAG AAACGATTAAAGCACCGGAAACCAATGCTTATT GAAAGAATACAATTGCTGGATTTCTCACTTGGTTCGTGCCCACCCAGCCTGGGAATGAATGGTGCCCGCTGGTTGACTTCAGGTGACCAG CGAGTCTTGCGTATGGGATTTGAGTGGGACACGGACGACATGAGTATCATGCTGCATGCGAAGTTGGCAAAGCCTCTACTCGGGACTGCCCGGATTGTCATCAACAGCATCCACATCAAGGGAGAT CTTCTTTTCATGCCGATTATTGATGGACAAGCGATTCTATATTCATTTGTATCAACTCCCGAAGTTAGAATAGGTGTGGTCTTTGGAAGTGGTGGGAGCCAAACGCTTCCTGCAACAGAATTGCCTGGTGTTTCATCTTGGCTG GACAAGCTTTTCACCGATACCTTAGTTAAGACAATGGTTGAGCCCCGCCGCAGATGTTATCCATTGCCACCAGTCGATCTAAGGAAAAAAGCTGTTGGAGGTGTACTATCCGTCACAGTTGTTTCAGCGAGTAAAGTGGTTAGGAATTCCAAAGGGAGCAGTTCGGAAAGAAGACAGAATTCTACAGGAAGCAGCCCAGAAGGAAGTTCTGGCGGTAGAGTTTTGCAAACATTAGTTGAAGTAGAACTTGGAGAACTGACAAGGAGAACGGATGTGCGTCAGGGTTCGAGCCCCAGATGGGATGCTACATTTAATATGGTTTTGCATGAAAATATGGGAACTCTCAAGTTCTATCTTTATGAGTGGGCCGCGAGCAATGTGAAGTACGATCTCCTAACCAGCTGCGAAGTAAAG ATGACATACGTAGCAGACGATTCTACAATATTCTGGGCAATTGGACCTGGGTCTAGTGCATTGGCCAAACAAGTCGAGCATTGTGGGAAGGAAGTCGAACTGGTTCTTCCATTTGAGGGAATTAATTCAGGAGAG TTAACTGTCAGACTTGTGTTGAGAGAATGGCAATTTTCTGATGGATCAAATAGCTTTAACAACTCTGCGCATCTTAGCCCTCAACAATCTGTATATGGTTCACCAAGCTTTCAGTCAAGAACAGGCCGGAAACTCAAGATAACTGTACTGGAAGGAAGGGATTTACTGGCGAAAGATAGATCTGGGAAGAACGATCCTTACGTAAAACTACAGTATGGGAAG TCTCTTCACAGAACAAGGACAATCTCTCATGCTTTGAATCTAGTGTGGAATGAGAAGTTTGAATTTGATGAGATAGGAGGTGGCGAGTACCTTAAGATCAAGTGCTATAGTGTGGACTATTTTGGAGATGACAACATCGGATGTGCACGAGTAAATTTGGAAGGACTGGTGGAAGCTTCACCACGTGATGTTTGGGTCCCCCTTGAACGAGTGAATTCGGGAGAGCTGAGGCTTCTAATAGAAGTTGTGAAAAGTGATGATGGTGAAGGAACAAAG AATGGGATGATGGTATCAGGGAATGGTTGGATCGAACTAGTTCTAATCGAAGCAAAGGACCTTGTTGCTGCTGATTTGAGGGGAACAAGTGATCCTTACGTGAGGGTACAATATGGAAACATCAAGAAAAGAACTAAG GTTGTGCATAAAACATTGAATCCCCAGTGGAATCAAACTTTAGAATTTCCCGACAACGGCAGTCCGTTAATGTTGCACGTGAAGGATCACAATGCTGTGCTCCCTACATCGAGTATAGGTGATTGCGTGGTAGAATACGATAGACTGCCTCCGAACCAGATGGCCGACAAGTGGATACCACTACAAGGAGTGAAGAATGGTGAGATCCACATACAGATAACAAGAAAAGCTCCCAAACTAGAGAAGAAATCCAGTGTCGATTCTGGCATTTCTGCTTTCAGTAAAGCTCATCAAATTTCCAGCCAG
- the LOC131235526 gene encoding synaptotagmin-5 isoform X4, translating to MARKRLRDLYSNEAVKFFKNVVEDKPLLPFLVPLVLGAWAVERWLVPFSNWVPLAVVLWAMIQHGRFQRQQLVEDLNKKWTRLILNTLPITPLEPCQWLNKLLMEFWPNFLDPKLSKRFQTIVEKRLKHRKPMLIERIQLLDFSLGSCPPSLGMNGARWLTSGDQRVLRMGFEWDTDDMSIMLHAKLAKPLLGTARIVINSIHIKGDLLFMPIIDGQAILYSFVSTPEVRIGVVFGSGGSQTLPATELPGVSSWLDKLFTDTLVKTMVEPRRRCYPLPPVDLRKKAVGGVLSVTVVSASKVVRNSKGSSSERRQNSTGSSPEGSSGGRVLQTLVEVELGELTRRTDVRQGSSPRWDATFNMVLHENMGTLKFYLYEWAASNVKYDLLTSCEVKMTYVADDSTIFWAIGPGSSALAKQVEHCGKEVELVLPFEGINSGELTVRLVLREWQFSDGSNSFNNSAHLSPQQSVYGSPSFQSRTGRKLKITVLEGRDLLAKDRSGKNDPYVKLQYGKSLHRTRTISHALNLVWNEKFEFDEIGGGEYLKIKCYSVDYFGDDNIGCARVNLEGLVEASPRDVWVPLERVNSGELRLLIEVVKSDDGEGTKNGMMVSGNGWIELVLIEAKDLVAADLRGTSDPYVRVQYGNIKKRTKWIISCLLPCHTGCA from the exons ATGGCTAGAAAGAGATTGAGAGATTTGTATTCTAATGAGGCTGTTAAATTCTTCAAGAATGTGGTGGAAGATAAACCTCTTTTGCCTTTCTTGGTTCCTTTGGTTTTAGGCGCTTGGGCCGTTGAACGATGGCTCGTGCCGTTCTCGAACTGGGTCCCGCTTGCTGTTGTTTTGTGGGCGATGATTCAG CATGGGAGGTTTCAACGTCAGCAACTTGTAGAAGACTTGAACAAGAAATGGACACGACTCATATTGAACACATTG cCCATAACGCCATTAGAGCCTTGTCAGTGGCTGAACAAGCTTTTGATGGAATTTTGGCCCAATTTCCTTGACCCCAAACTCTCAAAAAGGTTTCAGACGATTGTGGAG AAACGATTAAAGCACCGGAAACCAATGCTTATT GAAAGAATACAATTGCTGGATTTCTCACTTGGTTCGTGCCCACCCAGCCTGGGAATGAATGGTGCCCGCTGGTTGACTTCAGGTGACCAG CGAGTCTTGCGTATGGGATTTGAGTGGGACACGGACGACATGAGTATCATGCTGCATGCGAAGTTGGCAAAGCCTCTACTCGGGACTGCCCGGATTGTCATCAACAGCATCCACATCAAGGGAGAT CTTCTTTTCATGCCGATTATTGATGGACAAGCGATTCTATATTCATTTGTATCAACTCCCGAAGTTAGAATAGGTGTGGTCTTTGGAAGTGGTGGGAGCCAAACGCTTCCTGCAACAGAATTGCCTGGTGTTTCATCTTGGCTG GACAAGCTTTTCACCGATACCTTAGTTAAGACAATGGTTGAGCCCCGCCGCAGATGTTATCCATTGCCACCAGTCGATCTAAGGAAAAAAGCTGTTGGAGGTGTACTATCCGTCACAGTTGTTTCAGCGAGTAAAGTGGTTAGGAATTCCAAAGGGAGCAGTTCGGAAAGAAGACAGAATTCTACAGGAAGCAGCCCAGAAGGAAGTTCTGGCGGTAGAGTTTTGCAAACATTAGTTGAAGTAGAACTTGGAGAACTGACAAGGAGAACGGATGTGCGTCAGGGTTCGAGCCCCAGATGGGATGCTACATTTAATATGGTTTTGCATGAAAATATGGGAACTCTCAAGTTCTATCTTTATGAGTGGGCCGCGAGCAATGTGAAGTACGATCTCCTAACCAGCTGCGAAGTAAAG ATGACATACGTAGCAGACGATTCTACAATATTCTGGGCAATTGGACCTGGGTCTAGTGCATTGGCCAAACAAGTCGAGCATTGTGGGAAGGAAGTCGAACTGGTTCTTCCATTTGAGGGAATTAATTCAGGAGAG TTAACTGTCAGACTTGTGTTGAGAGAATGGCAATTTTCTGATGGATCAAATAGCTTTAACAACTCTGCGCATCTTAGCCCTCAACAATCTGTATATGGTTCACCAAGCTTTCAGTCAAGAACAGGCCGGAAACTCAAGATAACTGTACTGGAAGGAAGGGATTTACTGGCGAAAGATAGATCTGGGAAGAACGATCCTTACGTAAAACTACAGTATGGGAAG TCTCTTCACAGAACAAGGACAATCTCTCATGCTTTGAATCTAGTGTGGAATGAGAAGTTTGAATTTGATGAGATAGGAGGTGGCGAGTACCTTAAGATCAAGTGCTATAGTGTGGACTATTTTGGAGATGACAACATCGGATGTGCACGAGTAAATTTGGAAGGACTGGTGGAAGCTTCACCACGTGATGTTTGGGTCCCCCTTGAACGAGTGAATTCGGGAGAGCTGAGGCTTCTAATAGAAGTTGTGAAAAGTGATGATGGTGAAGGAACAAAG AATGGGATGATGGTATCAGGGAATGGTTGGATCGAACTAGTTCTAATCGAAGCAAAGGACCTTGTTGCTGCTGATTTGAGGGGAACAAGTGATCCTTACGTGAGGGTACAATATGGAAACATCAAGAAAAGAACTAAG TGGATCATTTCATGTCTGCTCCCATGCCATACAGGTTGTGCATAA